The Erigeron canadensis isolate Cc75 chromosome 4, C_canadensis_v1, whole genome shotgun sequence genome window below encodes:
- the LOC122595176 gene encoding eukaryotic initiation factor 4A-8 produces the protein MAGNAPDGSQFDGKQFDSKMNELLSTDGQDFFTSYDEVYDSFDAMGLQENLLRGIYAYGFEKPSAIQQRGIVPFTKGLDVIQQAQSGTGKTATFCSGILQQLDYNTVECQALVLAPTRELAQQIEKVMRALGDYLGVKVHACVGGTSVREDQRILSAGVHVVVGTPGRVFDMLRRKSLRADYIKMFVLDEADEMLSRGFKDQIYDIFQLLPSKVQVGVFSATMPPEALEITRKFMNKPVRILVKRDELTLEGIKQFYVNVEKEEWKLETLCDLYETLAITQSVIFVNTRRKVDWLTDKMRSRDHTVSATHGDMDQNTRDIIMREFRSGSSRVLITTDLLARGIDVQQVSLVINYDLPTQPENYLHRIGRSGRFGRKGVAINFVTVEDERMLADIQKFYNVVVEELPSNVADLI, from the exons atgGCAGGCAATGCTCCAGATGGCTCTCAGTTTGATGGCAAGCAGTTTGATTCCAAGATGAATGAGTT GCTTTCTACTGATGGGCAGGACTTTTTTACTTCGTATGACGAGGTTTATGATAGTTTTGATGCAATGGGTCTGCAAGAAAATCTTTTAAGAGGCATCTATGCATATG GTTTTGAGAAGCCGTCAGCAATTCAGCAAAGGGGGATTGTTCCCTTTACTAAGGGTCTTGATGTGATCCAACAGGCTCAGTCAGGAACCGGAAAGACTGCAACTTTTTGCTCCGGTATCCTTCAACAACTCGACTATAACACGGTGGAATGTCAGGCTTTGGTTCTTGCTCCTACTCGTGAGCTTGCCCAGCAAATTGAAAAAGTTATGCGAGCACTTGGTGACTATCTTGGTGTCAAGGTCCATGCTTGTGTTGGTGGAACAAGTGTTCGTGAGGACCAACGTATCCTCTCTGCTGGTGTCCATGTTGTCGTTGGTACACCTGGTCGTGTGTTTGACATGCTTAGGAGGAAGTCATTACGTGCTGATTACATTAAGATGTTTGTGTTGGATGAAGCCGATGAAATGCTTTCAAGAGGTTTCAAGGACCAG ATCTACGACATCTTCCAGCTGTTGCCTTCAAAGGTTCAGGTGGGAGTGTTTTCTGCAACAATGCCTCCCGAGGCTCTTGAGATAACCAGGAAGTTCATGAACAAACCTGTGAGGATTCTCGTCAAGCGTGATGAGCTCACTCTAGAAGGTATCAAGCAATTTTATGTTAATGTCGAAAAAGAAGAGTGGAAGCTTGAGACACTCTGTGATCTCTATGAGACTCTTGCTATCACCCAGAGTGTGATCTTTGTGAACACCCGGCGTAAGGTTGACTGGTTGACTGACAAGATGAGAAGCCGTGACCACACAGTTTCGGCCACCCATGGTGACATGGATCAAAACACACGTGACATAATCATGCGTGAGTTCCGTTCAGGGTCATCACGTGTTCTCATCACAACTGATCTTTTGGCTCGTGGTATTGATGTGCAACAAGTGTCCCTTGTTATCAACTACGATCTTCCTACCCAGCCTGAAAACTATCTGCATCGTATTGGACGAAGTGGACGATTTGGGAGAAAGGGTGTTGCAATTAACTTTGTAACAGTGGAAGATGAACGGATGCTTGCAGATATCCAGAAATTTTACAATGTGGTTGTCGAGGAACTGCCATCAAATGTTGCTGATCTTATTTAG